The window CTCGCCGACGCCTTCGCTGAGGTACCGTTCCACCGCCTCGACCTTTCCGGTAAGCGCCCCAGAAACACCCGGTCGATAATCGACCTTCACTACCGTACTCACCCGTGGCGCCAACGCGGCCACAGCCTCCACCGCCTGCTTGACCACTCCCATGACCTCATCCCACGTATCCCCCTCGACCAACGTGAACATCGCATCGGTCTGGTTCGGCAAGCCCGAGGCCCGGACCACACGGATGCCCTCAGCGACGATCCGACCCACGTCCTCACCTACGCCCAACGGTGTCACCGAGAACGCCACCAGCACGGACATAGCCACTCCTTCCGCTGTGCTTCCGACTGCCGCCCAGCGGAGAGCAGCGGGTCCCTGAACCCCATAGATCACGAACAAGCTTCCCCCTGACTTCGGTCACCCGCTTCCGGTCCTCGTCTCCTGCTCTGCCCTGAGCCTCGATCCACCGATGAAGGTTTGACCGGCAGGACCCCGGCTACAGAAAGTGCCCTCTGAACTGGAAGGATAGGAGTTCTGACGCTTCTATCACTCGGTTCGAGAGGGCACCTCGCAGGTGAGAATACGCCAGGACGCGCCGGTGGTGCGCGCGACGTTCGACGATCCGAATCTGGTGTCGTGTGCCGGTCTCGTTCCGGTGATGCGCCTTGCCGAGCAGGCCGGTCTGCACGACGCGGTCGCAGACCGGGTCAGGCTACCGACGGACAAGGGCGCGAACCCGGCCGGCAAGGTCGCCACGATCGTGGCCGGGATGCTCGCGGGCGCGGACAGCATCGACGACCTCGACATCGCCCGGCACGGCGGCATGCGGTCGCTGTTCGGCGGCG is drawn from Micromonospora sp. Llam0 and contains these coding sequences:
- a CDS encoding MTH1187 family thiamine-binding protein — its product is MSVLVAFSVTPLGVGEDVGRIVAEGIRVVRASGLPNQTDAMFTLVEGDTWDEVMGVVKQAVEAVAALAPRVSTVVKVDYRPGVSGALTGKVEAVERYLSEGVGE